TCTGAGGATTGCAACAATGCCATTCCAGGGGGCAGGAATATCGGGAAAGTCAAATCGTGAATACACACCGGGATTATCCGGCTGGTTCATGATCATGCTGTGCTCTTTCCACTGGAGCCGGTCTTCAATGCCCAGCTCGCCCATTAATTGCAGCATATTGGGATATGCGCCGAAGAAAATGTGCAGACCGGTTTCATACCAGTCGCCATCTTCATCTTTCCAGGCAGCAACTTTGCCACCTAAAACATCTCGACGCTCGTACACAATGGGGGTGTGCCCAGCATCGACAAGATACTTGGCACAAGAAAGCCCCGCTAACCCAGCTCCGGCGATCGCAACTCGCATTTAACCTGTTACCTTTCGAAATGCTTGCGTATAGTTCTTTTCATTATACGCCCTAAGGTTAATGCTTCTTAATAAAGAGGAGCAATGGCTTAATCATTTATGAATATTGGTACAAGGGCTCCGGATGATTGAGCCGCTGGTTGAAGAGAAGTTTGCTGCTTAGAAGAACCCTGAGGGTGAGGACGAGAAGATGATAGCCACTGCCGATCTAAGCCAGCGCCAGGCTGGCCCAGATCTCAATCATGAAGCGATCGCTCCTAGGGGAGCACGTGGCACTGACCAGATTGGCGCAGAAGATGGTCGCAGAGCACCAGGGCGACCATAGATTCCACCATGGGCACAGCCCGGGGCAGCACACAGGGATCGTGGCGACCTTTGGCGGCCAGCAGCGTCTCTTCACCATCTTTGGTAACCGTGCGCTGCTCCTTGCGGATCGTAGCCGTAGGCTTGAATGCGACCCGGATGATGATATTCTCACCGTTGCTAATGCCGCCCTGGATGCCGCCAGAACGATTGGTCACCGTGCGCAGCCTGCCCTGCTCGTCGGTATAAAATTCATCGTTATGTTCGATGCCGGTGAGCAAGGTGCCGGCAAACCCTGAACCAATTTCAAAGCCCTTGCTGGCGGGCAAAGACATCACTCCTTTGGCCAAGTCAGCTTCCAGCTTGTCGAAAACAGGGGAACCCAATCCCATGGGCACCTGCCGAGCCACGCATTCCACTACGCCGCCAATGGAATCGCCCGCTCGACCCGTTTGTTCGATCAGATCAATCATCCGCTCTGCGCAGTCCATATCTGGACAACGAACGATGTTGCTCTCAACCTGCTCTAGGGTGACGGTGTTGGGATCAATCTGGCCTTCCAAGGCCTGGATGCGCTTGACGTAGCCAATGATCTCAACATTAGCTACCTGCTGCAGAATTTTTTTGGCGATCGCCCCTGCCGCCACTCGACCAATGGTTTCCCGAGCCGAGGAACGCCCGCCGCCCTGCCAGTTGCGGATGCCATACTTGGCGTCGTAAGTAGCATCCGCATGGGAAGGGCGATACTTCTGGGCCATCTCGTCATAATCCTGCGATCGCGCGTCCTTGTTGCGCACTAAGATCATGATCGGGGTGCCCA
The Leptolyngbya sp. CCY15150 DNA segment above includes these coding regions:
- the aroC gene encoding chorismate synthase, whose amino-acid sequence is MGNTFGHLFRVTTFGESHGGGVGVTIDGCPPQVEISEAEIQVELDRRRPGQSKITTPRKEADRCEILSGVFEGKTLGTPIMILVRNKDARSQDYDEMAQKYRPSHADATYDAKYGIRNWQGGGRSSARETIGRVAAGAIAKKILQQVANVEIIGYVKRIQALEGQIDPNTVTLEQVESNIVRCPDMDCAERMIDLIEQTGRAGDSIGGVVECVARQVPMGLGSPVFDKLEADLAKGVMSLPASKGFEIGSGFAGTLLTGIEHNDEFYTDEQGRLRTVTNRSGGIQGGISNGENIIIRVAFKPTATIRKEQRTVTKDGEETLLAAKGRHDPCVLPRAVPMVESMVALVLCDHLLRQSGQCHVLP